The sequence below is a genomic window from Lelliottia sp. JS-SCA-14.
CGATCGCGGCGAGGACGCGCGTGGCGCCGGTCATGCGCCATGCGCCCTGCGCCATGGTCGCCAGCGTCGAGACGCCGATCATCGGGAGCCCAGCTCCCAGCGCCAGGCCCTGAGCGATACCAATCCCAATGCGCACGCCGGTGAAGCTGCCTGGCCCACGGCCAAACGCCAGCGCGTCGAGTTCAGTTAAGGAGGTGTTGCCCTGGTGAAGGATCTCTTTCACCAGCGGCAGAATACGTTGGGTATGTTCCCGGGGGCACTCTTCAAAATGGGCAAAGAGGGAACCGTTATCCCACAGGGCTGCCGAGCAGGCCTCTGTAGCGGTATCAATAGCCAGAATTCGCATGGGTCTCGCGCTCTCGCAATAGTCAGTCACAAAATGGCGCGCATCTTAGCACACCCCGGCGGAAATTACTCCGCCGTTGGGTTCGCCAGGAAACGCACCGCGCGATTAATGTCCCGCGTACGCGGTGCGGGTGGCAGGCTGGCGAGGAATGTCGCGCCGTACGGGCGCATCACCAGGCGGTTATCGCAGATAACCAGTACGCCGCGGTCGTCCGTATCACGGATGAGACGCCCGACGCCCTGTTTCAGGGTGATGACCGCATCCGGCAACTGGACGTCATCGAAGGGATCGCCCCCGCGCAGACGGCAGTCTTCCATCCGCGCTTTCAGGAGCGGATCGTCAGGCGAGGTAAACGGCAGTTTGTCGATGATGACTAATGATAGCGCATCCCCGCGCACGTCCACCCCTTCCCAGAAGCTGCTGGTCGCTACCAGCAGCGCGTTTCCGGCGGTGACAAACTGCTGAAGCAGCTGGCCTTTGCTGGTTTCGCCCTGCAACAGCACGGGTAAGGTCATGGTGGCACGGAACTGCTCGGCGAGGTCGCGCATCATGGCGTGGGAGGTGCAGAGCATAAAGCAGCGGCCATTGTTGGCCTCGATCATCGGTTTGAGCATCGCCGCCAGCTGTTTCGCCGCGCCCGGCTGGTTCGGCAGGGGTAAATTACGCGGCACGCAGAGCAGCGCCTGGGTTTCGTAATCGAACGGGCTCGGCAGCAGGAGTGAATCCGACTCTTCAATTCCCAGACGTTCGGTGAAGTGGTGCAGATCGTCATTCACTGAAAGTGTGGCGGAAGTAAAGATCCAGCTCCCTGGTTTCTGCGCCATCACCTCTTTGAACTTATCGGCGACGGTCAACGGCGTCAGCGCGAGGGTGAACTGGCGCGCGGTGCATTCGTACCAGTAGCTAAAGCCGGGCTGGTTGATCTCTTTCAGACGTTTCAGGCGTGAGCGGTAGAGCGTGGCGCGCTCAAAGGCGGCGTCGAGCAGTGCGCTGCGTCCGAGCGACAGTTTGGCGACGTCGTAGCAGAGCTCCAGCGCATCATCGAGCAAGAGCAGCGCGCGCTGGATGTTGCTGTCGGCTAACAGCTCGCGCAGGTTTCCGCGATAGCCGGGCTCGCCTAGCTGCATGCGGAAATCCTGCGCGCTTTGCGCCAGGCGGTCGGCACATTTTTGCAGCTGCTGGGTGTCGCGCAGTTCGGTGCGATAGGCGATGGTGAAATCTTTGGCGAGATCCTGAAGCTGGCGACTGGAGAGCGACTGACCAAAATACTGGCTGGCAATGTCTGGTAGCTGATGGGCTTCATCGAAAATCATCACTTCGGCCTCCGGGATCAGTTCGCCGAAGCCGCCGTCTTTGACCACCATATCGGCCAGGAACAAATGGTGGTTTACCACCACCACATCGGCGTCCATCGCCGTTTTACGCGCTTTGACGACGAAACAATCTTTATACAGCGGGCAGTCGCTGCCGAGGCAGTTGTCGTTGGTGCTGGTCACGAGTGGCCACGCCGGGGAATCTTCGGCGACGCTGGCGCAGGTGCTGATATCTCCATCGGTGGTCTGGTTAGCCCAGGCGCGGAGGATAATCACATCGCTTAGGGTGTTGACCGGCAAATCGCCCCCGGCCAGCGCCTGCTGTTCGAGGCGCTCCAGGCAGAGATAGTTCGAGCGCCCTTTCAGGAGCGCCAGTCGGCCTTTGTATTTCAGGGCTTTCGCGACGGTCGGCAGATCGCGGCTGTAGAGCTGATCCTGCAAGGCTTTCGAGCCGGTCGAGATGATCACTTTCTTTTTCGCGCGCAGCGCAGGGGCGAGATAGGCGTAAGTTTTGCCCGTCCCGGTTCCCGCCTCGACCACCAGCGACTGGGTATTTTTGATGGCGCGGGTGACCGCTTCTGCCATGTGTCGTTGCGGCTCGCGCGGTTTAAAACCGGGAATCGCCTGCGCTAACTGACCGTCTGCTGAAAAATCGTCTGCCACGTTGCTCTCTCACTGTATTTTTGCACAGGGATTATGTCAGCCCGCCCTCTCCTGTGCCAGTCGAAATAGACGTTGACGGAACATTATGGCAGTCTTGCGGCCTGAAGCCATTTATGAGGAAAGGTTTATGACAATTGTGCGCATTGATGCCGAAGCCCGCTGGTCTGACGTGGTGATTCACAACCAGACGCTCTATTACACCGGTGTACCGGAAAACCTGGACGCCGATGCGTTCGAGCAAACGGCCAACACGCTGGCGCAAATTGACGCGATTCTGGAAAAACAGGGCAGCGATAAATCCCGCATTCTGGATGCGACCATTTTCCTGGCGAATAAAGACGATTTCGCAGCGATGAATAAAGCCTGGGATGCCTGGGTCGTCGCGGGTCACGCGCCTGTACGCTGTACGGTACAGGCCACGCTGATGAAGCCGCAGTATAAAGTTGAAATCAAGATAATCGCGGCGGTGTAAGACGATTACTCGTCTTCTTCGTCATCCTCGAAACGCGCCACGATCCGATCGCCGGTATGGGTGGCGCGAATTTCCTGGGCGACGGTGGTAATCGCTTCACCGCTGCTCATCCCATTGGACATCAGTTCCTGAATTCGCTCGACCGCTTTTTGCTGCTGTTCGTGACTGAGGGAAGGTAAACCTGCAAACATGATCAACTCCTGCTAAATTATCTGCGCTAATACATTCACGCAGCCCGGTAGTATGCCACACATGAACCCGTTACCCCCTACTGTCATTTCATTACCCTGGCGTCAAGACGCCGCCGAATTCTGGTTTTCGCGCTTAAGCCATCTCCCGTGGGCGATGCTGCTGCACTCGGGGCACGCGGATCATCCCTATAGCCGCTTTGATATTCTGGTCGCCGATCCGCTCACCACGCTTCTGACGCACGGCGACACCACGCGTATTTCCTCAGGCGCTGAACGCGTCTGCGGCGATGATCCGCTGTCACTGCTGGAACAGGAACTGAGCGCCCTGCCTTTCACCGCCACAGCGAGTGCGGATCTGCCCTTCCAGGGCGGCGCGCTGGGGCTGTTTGGCTACGATTTAGGCCGTCGATTCGAAGCTTTGCCCGACCATGCAGAAGAGGATATTTCCCTGCCAGATATGGCCGTGGGGCTATACGACTGGGCGGTGATTGTCGATCACCACAAGAAAACCGTTTCCCTGCTAAGCCACACCGACGCCCACGCGCGGCTGGCATGGTTAGAGGCGCAACAGCCCTTCTCATCCTCTAATTTTACCTTAACTTCCGCCTGGCGATCCAACATGAGCGCCGACGCGTACGCCGATAAATTCCGGCAGGTGCAGGCGTATCTGCACAGCGGGGATTGCTACCAGGTGAATCTCGCCCAGCGTTTTCAGGCGAGTTACACGGGTGACGAGTGGCAGGCGTTTACGCGTCTTAATGCCAGCAACCGTGCGCCGTTCAGCGCTTTTTTGCGTCTGGAACAAGGGGCAGTGCTGAGTTTGTCGCCGGAGCGCTTTATCCATCTTGCAGACGACACTATTCAGACGAGGCCGATCAAAGGCACCCTGCCGCGCCTGGCGGATCCTGAAGCCGATAAGCAGCAGGCGGAGAAACTCGCCGCGTCACCGAAAGATCGCGCCGAGAATCTGATGATTGTCGATCTGATGCGTAACGATATTGGCCGTGTGGCAGAGCCTGGCAGCGTGCGTGTGCCTGAGCTGTTTGTCGTGGAGCCCTTCCCGGCGGTGCATCATCTGGTCAGCACCATTACGGCACGTCTTCCGGCCAACCGTTCGGCCTGCGATCTGCTGCGCGCCGCGTTTCCTGGCGGGTCGATCACCGGCGCACCGAAAGTGCGCGCCATGCAGATTATCGATGAGCTTGAGCCGCATCGCCGTAACGCGTGGTGTGGCAGCATCGGCTATCTGAGCCTGTGCGGCACCATGGATACCAGCATTACCATCCGCACCCTGACGGCCTGCGACGGGCAGCTATACTGCTCGGCGGGCGGCGGGATTGTGGCCGACAGCCAGTGCGCCGCGGAATACCAGGAAACCTTTGATAAAGTGAATCGCATCCTGCATCAACTGGAGAGCTAACGTTTGGATACCCACGATCTGACCCTGGATGATTTTCTGTCGCGCTTTCAGCTGTTGCGCCCGCAGGTGAACCGCGACGCGCTGAACAGCCGCCAGGCGGCGGTGCTGATCCCGGTGGTGCGCCGCGAACAGCCTGGATTGTTACTCACCAAGCGCTCATCGCATCTGCGTAAACACGCCGGTCAGGTGGCGTTTCCCGGCGGCGCGGTGGATGCGTCTGACGCCTCATTGATTGCCGCCGCGCTGCGCGAAGCCCAGGAAGAGGTGGCGATCCCGCCAGAAGCCGTGGAAGTGATTGGCGTACTACCGCCGGTGGACAGCGTGACCGGTTTTCAGGTGACGCCGGTGGTGGGGATTATCCCGCCCAATCTGCACTATCACGCCAGCGAAGATGAAGTAGCGGCGGTGTTCGAAATGCCGCTGGCGGAAGCCCTGCGTCTCAGCCGTTATCATCCGCTGGATATTCAACGTCGTGGACACGATCACCGGGTGTGGTTGTCGTGGTATCAGCATTATTTTGTCTGGGGCATGACGGCGGGCATTATCCGTGAGCTGGCGCTGCAAATCGGCCTGAAACCTTGACTATACTTTACATTCCGATTTTTTCTGCGCCTTTGCGAGTGACGTCGCATCATTAGTAAATCAGGGGTTATTCATTAGTTTAATTCATGTGAATAGTTCAGCCGACCTGGAGGTTCCCTCTTACACTATGCGCAGTTATAACATCGTTACTGGAACCCCGGTAACCCTGTCAGGAGTGAGAAAGTGATTAGTATATTCGACATGTTCAAAGTGGGGATTGGCCCGTCTTCTTCCCACACTGTAGGCCCAATGAAGGCCGGTAAACAGTTCGTCGATGATCTGGTCGAAAAAGGATTACTGGAAAGCACTACCCGCGTGGCCGTTGATGTTTACGGTTCGCTCTCTTTAACGGGTAAGGGCCACCACACCGATATCGCCATTATTATGGGTCTGGCAGGTAACATGCCGGACACAGTGGATATTGACGCCATTCCGGCGTTTATCCGCGACACTGAAACACGCGGTCGTCTGCTACTGGCTAACGGCAAGCACGAAGTGGATTTCCCCCACGACGACGGCATGCGTTTCCGTAGCGACAACCTGTCGCTGCATGAAAACGGCATGCAGATCCACGCCTTCAACGGCGACAAAGTGATCTACAGCAAAACCTACTACTCCATCGGCGGTGGTTTTATCGTCGACGAAGAGCATTTTGGCAAAGATACGGCGGGTGACGTGAACGTCCCTTACCCGTTTAAATCCGCGCAAGAGATGCTGGATTACTGCAAACAGACCGGCCTGTCCCTCTCCGGCATGGTGATGCAGAACGAACTGGCGCTGCACAGCAAAAAAGAGATCGAAGACTATTTTGGCAACGTCTGGCAGACCATGCAGGCCTGTATCGATCGCGGGATCAACACCGAAGGCGTACTGCCTGGCCCGCTGCGCGTTCCGCGTCGTGCCTCTGCCCTGCGCCGTATGCTGGTCACCACCGATAAGTTCTCCAACGACCCGATGAACGTGGTTGACTGGGTGAATATGTTTGCGCTGGCCGTGAACGAAGAAAACGCCGCCGGTGGCCGCGTGGTCACCGCTCCGACCAACGGCGCATGCGGTATCGTTCCTGCGGTGCTGGCCTATTACGATCACTTTATCGAGCCGGTGACCCCGGATATCTACACCCGCTACTTCCTCGCATCCGGTGCGGTGGGCGCATTGTATAAAATGAATGCCTCTATCTCCGGTGCCGAAGTGGGCTGTCAGGGTGAAGTGGGCGTGGCCTGCTCCATGGCGGCAGCGGGTCTGTCTGAACTGCTGGGCGCGAGCCCTGAGCAGGTATGCGTGGCCGCGGAAATCGGCATGGAGCATAACCTCGGTCTGACCTGTGACCCGGTTGCGGGCCAGGTGCAGGTGCCGTGCATCGAGCGTAACGCGATCGCCTCGGTGAAAGCGATCAATGCCTCGCGCATGGCAATGCGCCGCACCAGCGAACCGCGTGTGTCGCTGGATAAGGTCATCGAAACCATGTACGAAACCGGTAAAGACATGAACGCCAAATACCGTGAAACCTCACGCGGCGGTCTGGCCATTAAGGTGCAGTGCGACTAAGCACGCCATTGATTATTCTCTCTCGCCCATCTGCAACGGATGGGCGATATTTATTCGCTTTCTCGTCACCGTAACATTTCCCCACTACACTTTCTGTGTTGCCCTGGCTCCTGTGCTGGCGGCTTATCGAGCCCCCTTTCATGCAGAATGCGCAAAGGATCATTAAAAGTTATCGCCGAAACCGCATTATGGTCTGTGTGCTGGTGGCTTTTATTACGCTCTTTCTGACTCTCGGCATTCGGTTTATTTCACAGCGCAATTTAAATCAGGAACGTATTCACACCTTTGTCAGCCACTCGGTGAATGCGCTGGATAAGATCCTGCTGCCGCTGCAGGCGGGCCGGGAAACCTTGCAAGCCCTGGTCGGCGCGCCCTGCCCTGACGCCCATCTGACGCTGCGTAAACGGGCCGCAACGCTGCAAACCGTGCGTTCTATCGCCCTGATCAAAGACGGTATTCTTTACTGCTCCAGCATATTTGGCGATCGCGATGTTCCCATTCGTCAGGTGCAGCCCGACCTGCCTTCCAGCCAGCCGCAGCTGGTACTGTCGACGGACAAATCGCTGCTCAAAGGCAGCCCGATTTTGATTCAGTGGTATCCGGTTTCCGACAGCGGGGAAGACGGCGTGATGCAGATTGTGAATATCGATCTGATCACCAAAATGATGCTCGAGCCGCAGCGCCCGCTGATCACCGACGTCAGCCTGAACGTCGGGAACAAATTCCTGCGCTACGGGCAGAATGTCACCGACTCGCTGGCGTTCACTCAGGACACCATGATCCTGAGCCAGACCTCAGGCCATTTCCCCTTTACCATCACCGTCAGCGGGCCGGGAGCCAGCGAACTGGCGCTGATGAATCTCCCCTCTCAGCTTCCGCTCGCCGTCTTGCTGAGCCTGCTGCTGGGCTATATCGCCTGGCTTGCCACCGCCAGCCGCATGAGTTTCACCTGGGAAATTAACCTCGGGTTAGCCGCGCGCGAGTTCGAGCTGTTCTGCCAGCCGTTGCTCAACGCCCGGACGCAGAAATGCGTCGGGGTGGAGATCCTGCTGCGCTGGAATAACCCTCGCCAGGGCTGGATTTCGCCGGACGTATTTATCCCCCTGGCGGAGGAACACAATCTGATTGTTCCCCTGACGCGCTACGTGATTATGGAAACCGTCCGCCAGATTGGCTATTTCCCGGCGAACAAGGGATTTCATATCGGGATTAACGTCGCGGCCAGCCACTTCCGCAACGGCGTGTTGCTCCAGGATCTGAACCGCTACTGGTTCAACGCCCGCCCGAAACAGCAGTTAATCATTGAACTCACCGAGCGGGACGCGCTACTGGATGTGGATTATCGCATCGTGCGCGAGCTGCATCGCAAAGAGGTCAAACTGGCGATTGACGATTTCGGCACCGGCAACAGTTCCCTGTCGTGGCTGGAAAAACTGCGTCCGGATGTGCTGAAAATTGATAAGTCTTTCACCACCGCGCTGGGTACCGATGCGGTGAATTCGACAGTGACGGATATCATTATTGCCCTGGGGCAGCGGCTGAATATTGAACTGGTGGCGGAAGGCGTGGAGACACAGGAGCAGGCGCGTTACTTACGCCATCATGGGGTCAATATTTTGCAGGGATTTTTGTATGCGCGGCCAATGCCGCTGAAAGATTTTCCGCAGTGGCTGGCGGAGAGTTCGCCTCCGCCAGCCCCGCGTAACGGGCACGTGATGCCCGCTATGCCGTTACATTAAGCCTGATTACTCTTCTTCGTCGTGGGCGGACTGCTCTTTAACAATACGCACCATGTCTACCCGGTAATCATTCGCCTGCATGATTGTGATCTGCAGCGGCGGGAGTTCAATGATATCGCCGACGCGCGGGATTTGACCGTTCACGGCAATCACTAAACCGGCCACGGTCGCGATATCTTCTTCGTCGTTGATGACGTTATCGAGACCCAGCGTATGCTGCAGGGCGTGCAGGTCGGTGGTGCCTTTGACCAGCCAGCCGTCGCCATCGGCCACGATCTCTGGCGTTTCATCGGCGTCAGGGAACTCACCGGCAATCGCTTCTAGCACGTCCAGCGGGGTCACCAGACCCTGCACCACGCCAAATTCGTTGGTGACGATAACGAAGCTACCGCGGGCACGACGCAGGACGCCAAGCAGGTTGATCGGGTCCAGGGTTTCCGGCACCACAATCGCCGGGGAGGCCGCGGCAATCGCTTCGACGTTCACGCCCTCTTCCAGCGCCACCAGCATCTCTTTGGCGCGCACCACACCGATGATCTCATCCAGCTCACCGCGACACACCGGGAACAGGCTGTGCGGTGAAGAGAGCAACTGCTGGCGAATTTCATCCACCGTCAGGTTGGCATCGACCCAGCTGATTTCACCGCGTGGTGTCATAATGCCGCGCAACGAGCGGGAAGCCAGGGAGAGGACGCCGTTAATCATGTAACGCTCTTCTTCCACAAACGCGCCTTCCGGCACCGGAACCGGGTTACGGTTCGCGGTTTCTGGCTGGACGTTGGTCTGACGACGACCGCCCATCAGACGCAGGATGGCGTCAGCGGTACGGGCGCGCAGCGGCTGATTGGACTGCTGTTTGATGAAGTTACGGCGCGCAATCTGGTTAAACAGCTCGATAATGATCGAGAAGCCAATCGCGGCGTACAGGTAGCCTTTTGGAATATGGAAGCCGAAACCTTCTGCAACGAGGCTCAGACCAATCATCAGCAGGAAGCTCAGACACAGCACCACGA
It includes:
- a CDS encoding RidA family protein; the encoded protein is MTIVRIDAEARWSDVVIHNQTLYYTGVPENLDADAFEQTANTLAQIDAILEKQGSDKSRILDATIFLANKDDFAAMNKAWDAWVVAGHAPVRCTVQATLMKPQYKVEIKIIAAV
- the sdaA gene encoding L-serine ammonia-lyase, with the translated sequence MISIFDMFKVGIGPSSSHTVGPMKAGKQFVDDLVEKGLLESTTRVAVDVYGSLSLTGKGHHTDIAIIMGLAGNMPDTVDIDAIPAFIRDTETRGRLLLANGKHEVDFPHDDGMRFRSDNLSLHENGMQIHAFNGDKVIYSKTYYSIGGGFIVDEEHFGKDTAGDVNVPYPFKSAQEMLDYCKQTGLSLSGMVMQNELALHSKKEIEDYFGNVWQTMQACIDRGINTEGVLPGPLRVPRRASALRRMLVTTDKFSNDPMNVVDWVNMFALAVNEENAAGGRVVTAPTNGACGIVPAVLAYYDHFIEPVTPDIYTRYFLASGAVGALYKMNASISGAEVGCQGEVGVACSMAAAGLSELLGASPEQVCVAAEIGMEHNLGLTCDPVAGQVQVPCIERNAIASVKAINASRMAMRRTSEPRVSLDKVIETMYETGKDMNAKYRETSRGGLAIKVQCD
- a CDS encoding CoA pyrophosphatase is translated as MDTHDLTLDDFLSRFQLLRPQVNRDALNSRQAAVLIPVVRREQPGLLLTKRSSHLRKHAGQVAFPGGAVDASDASLIAAALREAQEEVAIPPEAVEVIGVLPPVDSVTGFQVTPVVGIIPPNLHYHASEDEVAAVFEMPLAEALRLSRYHPLDIQRRGHDHRVWLSWYQHYFVWGMTAGIIRELALQIGLKP
- a CDS encoding YoaH family protein, yielding MFAGLPSLSHEQQQKAVERIQELMSNGMSSGEAITTVAQEIRATHTGDRIVARFEDDEEDE
- the yoaE gene encoding CNNM family cation transport protein YoaE — translated: MEFLMDPSIWVGLLTLVVLEIVLGIDNLVFIAILADKLPPKQRDKARLIGLSLALIMRLALLSVISWMVTLTKPLFTVMDFTFSGRDLIMLVGGLFLLFKATTELHERLENRQHDDGHGKGYASFWVVVAQIVVLDAVFSLDAVITAVGMVNHLPVMMAAVVIAMAVMLLASKPLTRFVNEHPTVVVLCLSFLLMIGLSLVAEGFGFHIPKGYLYAAIGFSIIIELFNQIARRNFIKQQSNQPLRARTADAILRLMGGRRQTNVQPETANRNPVPVPEGAFVEEERYMINGVLSLASRSLRGIMTPRGEISWVDANLTVDEIRQQLLSSPHSLFPVCRGELDEIIGVVRAKEMLVALEEGVNVEAIAAASPAIVVPETLDPINLLGVLRRARGSFVIVTNEFGVVQGLVTPLDVLEAIAGEFPDADETPEIVADGDGWLVKGTTDLHALQHTLGLDNVINDEEDIATVAGLVIAVNGQIPRVGDIIELPPLQITIMQANDYRVDMVRIVKEQSAHDEEE
- the pabB gene encoding aminodeoxychorismate synthase component 1, which gives rise to MNPLPPTVISLPWRQDAAEFWFSRLSHLPWAMLLHSGHADHPYSRFDILVADPLTTLLTHGDTTRISSGAERVCGDDPLSLLEQELSALPFTATASADLPFQGGALGLFGYDLGRRFEALPDHAEEDISLPDMAVGLYDWAVIVDHHKKTVSLLSHTDAHARLAWLEAQQPFSSSNFTLTSAWRSNMSADAYADKFRQVQAYLHSGDCYQVNLAQRFQASYTGDEWQAFTRLNASNRAPFSAFLRLEQGAVLSLSPERFIHLADDTIQTRPIKGTLPRLADPEADKQQAEKLAASPKDRAENLMIVDLMRNDIGRVAEPGSVRVPELFVVEPFPAVHHLVSTITARLPANRSACDLLRAAFPGGSITGAPKVRAMQIIDELEPHRRNAWCGSIGYLSLCGTMDTSITIRTLTACDGQLYCSAGGGIVADSQCAAEYQETFDKVNRILHQLES
- a CDS encoding ATP-dependent DNA helicase, producing the protein MADDFSADGQLAQAIPGFKPREPQRHMAEAVTRAIKNTQSLVVEAGTGTGKTYAYLAPALRAKKKVIISTGSKALQDQLYSRDLPTVAKALKYKGRLALLKGRSNYLCLERLEQQALAGGDLPVNTLSDVIILRAWANQTTDGDISTCASVAEDSPAWPLVTSTNDNCLGSDCPLYKDCFVVKARKTAMDADVVVVNHHLFLADMVVKDGGFGELIPEAEVMIFDEAHQLPDIASQYFGQSLSSRQLQDLAKDFTIAYRTELRDTQQLQKCADRLAQSAQDFRMQLGEPGYRGNLRELLADSNIQRALLLLDDALELCYDVAKLSLGRSALLDAAFERATLYRSRLKRLKEINQPGFSYWYECTARQFTLALTPLTVADKFKEVMAQKPGSWIFTSATLSVNDDLHHFTERLGIEESDSLLLPSPFDYETQALLCVPRNLPLPNQPGAAKQLAAMLKPMIEANNGRCFMLCTSHAMMRDLAEQFRATMTLPVLLQGETSKGQLLQQFVTAGNALLVATSSFWEGVDVRGDALSLVIIDKLPFTSPDDPLLKARMEDCRLRGGDPFDDVQLPDAVITLKQGVGRLIRDTDDRGVLVICDNRLVMRPYGATFLASLPPAPRTRDINRAVRFLANPTAE
- a CDS encoding EAL domain-containing protein, which codes for MQNAQRIIKSYRRNRIMVCVLVAFITLFLTLGIRFISQRNLNQERIHTFVSHSVNALDKILLPLQAGRETLQALVGAPCPDAHLTLRKRAATLQTVRSIALIKDGILYCSSIFGDRDVPIRQVQPDLPSSQPQLVLSTDKSLLKGSPILIQWYPVSDSGEDGVMQIVNIDLITKMMLEPQRPLITDVSLNVGNKFLRYGQNVTDSLAFTQDTMILSQTSGHFPFTITVSGPGASELALMNLPSQLPLAVLLSLLLGYIAWLATASRMSFTWEINLGLAAREFELFCQPLLNARTQKCVGVEILLRWNNPRQGWISPDVFIPLAEEHNLIVPLTRYVIMETVRQIGYFPANKGFHIGINVAASHFRNGVLLQDLNRYWFNARPKQQLIIELTERDALLDVDYRIVRELHRKEVKLAIDDFGTGNSSLSWLEKLRPDVLKIDKSFTTALGTDAVNSTVTDIIIALGQRLNIELVAEGVETQEQARYLRHHGVNILQGFLYARPMPLKDFPQWLAESSPPPAPRNGHVMPAMPLH